From a region of the Verrucomicrobiota bacterium genome:
- the pyk gene encoding pyruvate kinase → MRKTKIIATLGTATESPEMIGRLIDAGMNIARLNMSHATHDWTRRVVRDIRAAATARKVFVGIMMDTQGPAIRTGYLPAALDLKPGEKFTLTVRGERSEELHSVDVNYENFVNDIGVGDVVLLDNGAIQMKVLAKSGNKVECEVLTPGKLGSRRHINLPGVKVSLPALTAKDLADIGVGLECGVDYIALSFVREAKDIHQLKAVVEHAKPRPLIVAKIEDQQAVKNLDEIINEADAVMVARGDLGIEIPYEDLPIVQRKIVKTCLRVGRPVIVATHMLESMIENPMPTRAEITDVANAVFEQADAIMLSGETTVGKYPVQCVVVFDRIARRIERSGGANYQERAELTSPRQKLVKSAVVMAGELRADAILVFTIRGNMARHTAWMRPRFSPIYAVCETQAVADSLTLNWAVTPIVIPFDHVDPEKTIALAMATLTAKGLLQKGNTTVVISSISAGEQIVDAVQMRTVT, encoded by the coding sequence ATGAGAAAAACCAAGATCATCGCCACTCTCGGCACCGCGACCGAATCCCCGGAGATGATTGGCCGCCTCATTGACGCGGGGATGAACATCGCCCGTCTGAACATGTCGCACGCCACGCATGACTGGACTCGCCGCGTCGTCCGGGACATTCGTGCCGCCGCCACCGCCCGCAAGGTCTTCGTCGGCATCATGATGGACACCCAAGGCCCGGCCATCCGGACCGGTTATCTGCCGGCTGCGCTCGATTTGAAGCCAGGCGAAAAATTCACGCTCACTGTGCGCGGCGAACGAAGCGAAGAATTGCATTCCGTAGATGTGAATTACGAGAATTTTGTAAATGACATCGGCGTGGGCGACGTCGTGCTGCTTGATAACGGCGCAATCCAGATGAAGGTGCTCGCCAAGTCTGGAAACAAGGTGGAATGCGAAGTCCTCACCCCCGGCAAGCTTGGCAGTCGGCGACACATCAACCTGCCCGGCGTCAAGGTCAGCCTGCCCGCTCTAACGGCAAAAGATCTGGCGGACATCGGTGTCGGTCTTGAATGTGGGGTTGATTACATCGCGCTCTCGTTCGTTCGGGAAGCCAAAGACATTCACCAACTCAAAGCCGTCGTCGAGCACGCCAAACCGCGCCCACTCATCGTCGCCAAGATAGAAGACCAGCAAGCTGTCAAGAACCTCGACGAGATCATCAACGAAGCCGATGCCGTCATGGTGGCGCGCGGCGATCTGGGCATTGAAATCCCGTACGAAGATTTGCCCATCGTCCAACGCAAGATTGTCAAAACGTGCCTGCGCGTTGGCCGGCCGGTCATCGTCGCCACGCACATGCTCGAAAGCATGATTGAAAACCCAATGCCGACCCGCGCGGAAATCACCGATGTCGCCAACGCTGTTTTCGAGCAGGCCGACGCGATCATGTTGAGCGGTGAAACCACCGTGGGCAAATATCCGGTGCAATGTGTCGTCGTCTTTGACCGCATCGCCCGGCGCATCGAACGCAGTGGTGGCGCGAATTATCAGGAACGCGCCGAGCTGACCAGCCCACGACAAAAACTGGTCAAAAGCGCTGTTGTCATGGCCGGCGAGTTGCGTGCCGACGCCATTCTCGTGTTTACCATTCGCGGCAACATGGCACGTCACACAGCCTGGATGCGTCCGCGGTTTTCACCGATTTACGCCGTTTGCGAAACGCAGGCGGTTGCGGATTCCCTGACGCTCAACTGGGCCGTCACCCCGATCGTCATTCCCTTCGACCATGTCGATCCGGAAAAAACGATTGCGCTGGCGATGGCGACGTTGACCGCGAAGGGGCTGCTGCAAAAAGGGAACACTACGGTTGTCATCAGTTCCATTTCCGCCGGCGAACAAATTGTCGATGCCGTCCAGATGCGGACGGTGACTTGA
- a CDS encoding DUF3892 domain-containing protein, with protein MTFATRLEVNCISRSDRPDLHERIKAIGGGFPGHLWVHLQELAIRWIEDGTFEYYVEKGGDAVYLIVAVSQEGQKYLKMPDDGEEPNHLLRLPDCPRSRP; from the coding sequence CTGACCTTCGCCACACGACTCGAAGTCAACTGCATCAGCAGAAGCGACCGACCCGACCTGCATGAGCGCATCAAAGCCATCGGTGGCGGTTTTCCCGGACACTTATGGGTGCATCTGCAGGAACTGGCCATCCGCTGGATCGAAGACGGCACGTTCGAATACTACGTGGAAAAAGGCGGGGATGCGGTTTATCTCATCGTGGCGGTCAGCCAGGAGGGTCAAAAATACCTTAAGATGCCAGACGACGGAGAGGAACCGAACCACCTGTTGCGCCTGCCAGATTGTCCAAGATCGCGTCCGTAG
- a CDS encoding DUF3892 domain-containing protein, which translates to MATRVEVNCINRTDRHDPYERINAIGGGFPGHQWTHPHELAIRWIEDGTFEYYMEKGMYEFRLIVAISHYGHKYLKTSADGDQPDNLLSLPECP; encoded by the coding sequence ATGGCAACGCGAGTCGAAGTTAACTGCATTAACAGAACCGACAGGCATGACCCGTATGAGCGCATCAACGCCATCGGTGGCGGTTTTCCCGGACACCAATGGACGCATCCGCACGAACTGGCCATCCGCTGGATCGAAGACGGCACGTTCGAGTACTACATGGAAAAAGGCATGTATGAGTTTCGTCTCATCGTGGCGATCAGCCATTACGGTCACAAATACCTCAAGACCAGCGCCGACGGAGACCAGCCGGACAACCTCTTGAGCCTGCCAGAGTGCCCGTGA
- a CDS encoding site-specific DNA-methyltransferase, with product MAKKTSGAGRAGSPLPAAGTPTADGAHGVTRPTTRTKPSALVDTLVIYCGDNLEQLKKLPDACVDLSYIDPPFNSNRNYEVFWGETKEKRAFEDRHASTQAYIDFMRPPCVELARVLKKTGSFYYHCDWHASHYVKVMLGEIFGENNFFAHHSLRS from the coding sequence ATGGCGAAGAAAACTTCCGGCGCAGGTAGGGCGGGCAGTCCCCTGCCCGCCGCTGGCACGCCAACCGCCGACGGCGCGCACGGAGTGACGCGCCCTACCACCAGAACCAAACCCTCCGCCCTCGTGGATACGCTGGTCATTTACTGCGGCGACAATCTGGAACAACTCAAGAAACTGCCCGACGCCTGCGTTGACCTCAGCTACATTGACCCGCCGTTCAATTCCAACCGCAACTACGAAGTCTTTTGGGGCGAGACCAAGGAGAAGCGCGCCTTTGAAGACCGCCACGCCAGCACGCAAGCCTACATTGACTTCATGCGCCCGCCCTGCGTGGAACTGGCCCGCGTCCTCAAAAAGACCGGCAGCTTTTATTACCACTGCGACTGGCACGCCTCCCACTACGTCAAGGTCATGCTCGGCGAGATTTTCGGAGAAAATAATTTCTTTGCGCATCATTCCCTGCGAAGCTAG